In Nitrospira sp., the following are encoded in one genomic region:
- a CDS encoding cupredoxin domain-containing protein: MKEGSICALWTGFRIVGIVSILAVAAWVVWAPTAVREAMAVEEPRIEITIHDFMYVRTKMQVIRAGAPMILVVHNEDSVTHGFISPLFLGRALQGGGEGIEAFGTGIEGFHIDPGKTLFIRLTLDQQGKIAFRCDLHPEMQGELYVLDVPVG; this comes from the coding sequence ATGAAAGAGGGCAGCATCTGCGCATTGTGGACAGGGTTTCGAATCGTCGGTATCGTTTCTATTCTTGCCGTCGCGGCGTGGGTCGTCTGGGCGCCGACGGCTGTGCGGGAGGCGATGGCCGTGGAGGAGCCGCGCATCGAGATCACCATCCACGACTTCATGTACGTGCGGACCAAGATGCAAGTGATTCGCGCGGGAGCGCCAATGATATTGGTCGTCCACAACGAGGACTCCGTCACACATGGCTTCATCTCACCGCTCTTCCTGGGCCGTGCTCTTCAGGGTGGAGGGGAGGGTATCGAGGCGTTCGGAACAGGCATCGAAGGATTTCACATAGATCCGGGCAAGACGCTGTTCATCCGCCTGACGTTGGATCAACAGGGAAAGATCGCCTTTCGGTGCGATCTGCATCCGGAGATGCAAGGGGAATTGTACGTGCTCGATGTGCCGGTCGGGTAA
- a CDS encoding glucose-6-phosphate dehydrogenase, producing MIHTLVILGASGDLTSRFLIPALVRLHQEGELPEGFRIIGLARDDWDTEKFRQHVREKLSKSASKAVPASRDAVLSSAEYRQVDVTDRQRLAEAIGAGSDPIVIYLALPPALFEPTVTALAALGLPAGSKIVLEKPFGENLASAQALNRLLHESFPERDVFRLDHFLGKQTVQNIIGLRFANRMFEPLWNSQHIERIEIVWDETITAAGRASFYDSTGALRDMVQNHLLQLLALIAMEPLHTLDERTLRDRKVDVFRSVRRLSTEEVVRQTVRGRYGGGRVGDQEVCPYVDEVGVDSGRKTETFAQVVLSIDNWRWAGVPFLLRSGKALGRERREIAIHFKPVPHLAFGRESDPEPNMLRIELAPDRIALSLNVNRPCDLFDLERVELDSAFGSGGLPAYARLLLDVMSGDSILSIRDDEAEESWRIVEPILAVWAEGAVPLVEYAAGSDGPPALH from the coding sequence ATGATTCACACGCTTGTTATCCTTGGCGCGTCGGGTGATCTGACGTCCCGGTTCCTGATTCCGGCCCTCGTGCGTCTTCACCAGGAAGGAGAGCTGCCCGAGGGGTTCCGGATCATCGGACTCGCGCGCGATGACTGGGATACGGAGAAGTTCCGGCAGCACGTTCGGGAGAAGCTGTCGAAATCGGCGTCCAAGGCCGTTCCCGCTTCGCGCGACGCCGTGCTCTCGTCTGCTGAATATCGCCAGGTCGATGTGACGGACCGGCAACGACTGGCTGAGGCTATCGGCGCCGGTTCCGATCCGATCGTCATCTATCTTGCCCTCCCCCCGGCGCTGTTTGAGCCGACGGTCACAGCACTGGCCGCGCTGGGCCTTCCGGCCGGCAGTAAGATCGTGCTGGAAAAACCGTTCGGCGAGAATCTGGCGTCGGCGCAAGCCTTGAACCGGCTGTTGCACGAATCTTTCCCCGAACGGGACGTCTTCCGGCTCGACCACTTCCTGGGCAAGCAGACGGTCCAAAACATCATCGGGCTGCGGTTCGCCAACCGCATGTTCGAGCCGCTCTGGAACTCACAGCATATCGAACGGATCGAGATTGTCTGGGACGAAACCATTACGGCGGCAGGCCGCGCTTCGTTCTACGACAGCACCGGAGCGCTGCGCGACATGGTCCAGAACCATCTGCTTCAACTGCTTGCGCTGATCGCGATGGAGCCCCTTCACACCCTGGATGAACGGACGCTGCGGGACCGGAAGGTCGATGTGTTCCGGTCGGTCCGTCGATTGTCTACGGAGGAGGTCGTCAGGCAGACTGTTCGGGGCCGGTACGGAGGGGGCAGAGTCGGAGATCAGGAGGTGTGTCCCTATGTCGATGAAGTCGGCGTGGATTCCGGACGGAAGACGGAAACCTTCGCGCAGGTCGTGCTGTCCATCGACAACTGGCGATGGGCCGGTGTTCCGTTCCTGCTCCGCTCGGGAAAGGCCCTGGGGCGCGAGCGCCGGGAGATCGCCATCCACTTCAAGCCGGTGCCGCACCTGGCTTTCGGGCGGGAGTCCGATCCCGAGCCGAACATGTTGAGGATCGAATTAGCGCCGGACCGGATCGCCTTGTCGCTGAATGTAAACAGGCCCTGTGATCTGTTCGACCTCGAGCGGGTCGAATTGGACAGCGCGTTCGGATCGGGAGGCCTGCCGGCGTATGCGCGGTTGCTTCTTGATGTCATGAGCGGCGACTCGATCCTGTCGATACGGGATGACGAAGCGGAGGAGTCGTGGCGGATCGTGGAACCGATTCTCGCGGTGTGGGCCGAGGGGGCCGTGCCGTTGGTCGAATATGCTGCCGGTTCAGACGGACCTCCCGCTTTGCATTGA
- a CDS encoding YihY/virulence factor BrkB family protein has protein sequence MGFISFLLFSTMVFGSIRHVLNIVFQAGPARSFLRGTAQDLLMMAFCVGLLIVAIGLASVETIIGNLGEQVPWAGALWGQGMQVLHPVIATMLGGSLILGLYRFSPVKTLKLGSLGVGAGVAVVLFWFARQGFAWYVHFAQASIALYGAVGAFLFFFVWLYYVSVVFLVGAEAGWVFEHWERLDQPARAER, from the coding sequence ATGGGATTTATCTCGTTTCTGCTGTTCAGCACGATGGTGTTCGGTTCGATCCGGCATGTGCTGAATATCGTGTTCCAAGCCGGCCCCGCCAGGAGTTTCCTGCGCGGGACGGCCCAGGATCTGCTCATGATGGCTTTCTGCGTCGGTCTGCTGATCGTGGCGATCGGCCTCGCGTCGGTGGAGACCATCATCGGCAATCTCGGTGAGCAGGTCCCCTGGGCAGGGGCTCTGTGGGGACAGGGCATGCAAGTGCTCCATCCGGTCATAGCGACCATGCTCGGCGGCAGTTTGATCCTAGGGCTCTACCGGTTCTCTCCGGTCAAGACGTTGAAGCTCGGGTCCCTGGGCGTGGGCGCAGGCGTGGCGGTCGTCCTGTTCTGGTTTGCCAGGCAGGGGTTTGCCTGGTACGTGCACTTCGCTCAGGCCAGCATAGCCTTATACGGGGCGGTGGGCGCCTTTCTCTTTTTCTTCGTCTGGCTCTATTACGTGTCGGTGGTGTTTCTAGTGGGCGCGGAAGCGGGCTGGGTCTTTGAACATTGGGAGAGGCTCGATCAGCCGGCGCGAGCGGAACGGTGA
- a CDS encoding site-2 protease family protein, which translates to MIGQSVKLTTIRGIEIGVHYSWFIIFFLITFSLTGRFASAHPRWTQSEHYAVGILTSLLFFSSILLHELAHSFVALAKGIPVRSITLFVFGGVAQIGREPDRPLTEFQIAVAGPMASALLAAGFWTIASLAGDEFERISALAGWLASINLMLTLFNLVPGFPLDGGRIFRAILWHFTGSLSKATRIAAGTGQTVGYAFMVIGIWTGFTVNWFNGMWLAFIGWFLLNAAQESVVQVSVRSALTGLVAEDVMARDCPAVTGRMSLAALVQEHIFKTGQRCFLVTDGSRLDGLVTLHQVKAVPQERWSEVSVAEAMTPPATVRTVAPGTPILNVLQILEGEDINQVPVVAGDRLLGLITRDHLLRVLAAKMELDDSSKTGLSWPSAAVASQKPPTDGMPD; encoded by the coding sequence ATGATCGGACAATCCGTGAAGCTGACGACCATCCGCGGGATCGAGATCGGCGTCCATTACTCCTGGTTCATCATCTTTTTTCTCATCACGTTTTCCCTGACCGGGCGGTTCGCGTCGGCGCATCCCCGCTGGACACAGAGTGAGCATTATGCGGTCGGAATTCTGACGAGTCTCCTGTTTTTCTCGTCGATTCTACTGCATGAACTGGCGCACAGTTTCGTCGCCCTGGCCAAGGGCATTCCGGTCCGCTCCATCACGCTCTTCGTCTTCGGCGGCGTCGCTCAGATCGGCCGCGAGCCGGACCGGCCGCTCACGGAATTTCAGATCGCGGTCGCCGGCCCGATGGCGAGCGCGTTGCTGGCTGCCGGCTTCTGGACGATCGCCTCTCTGGCCGGCGATGAGTTTGAACGGATCTCAGCGCTCGCCGGCTGGCTCGCGTCGATCAACCTGATGCTGACGCTGTTCAATCTCGTGCCCGGCTTCCCGCTCGACGGGGGGCGGATCTTCCGGGCTATCCTCTGGCACTTTACCGGCAGTCTGAGCAAGGCCACGCGTATTGCGGCAGGTACAGGCCAGACAGTGGGATATGCCTTTATGGTGATCGGCATCTGGACCGGCTTCACCGTGAATTGGTTCAACGGGATGTGGCTGGCGTTCATCGGGTGGTTTCTTCTGAACGCGGCGCAGGAGAGCGTCGTGCAAGTCAGCGTGCGCTCCGCGTTGACCGGGTTGGTGGCGGAAGATGTGATGGCCCGAGACTGTCCGGCCGTGACCGGACGGATGAGCCTCGCCGCGTTGGTACAGGAACATATCTTCAAGACTGGGCAGCGATGCTTTCTCGTGACCGACGGCAGCCGGCTGGACGGATTGGTCACCCTGCATCAGGTCAAAGCGGTGCCGCAGGAGCGCTGGTCGGAGGTATCGGTTGCCGAGGCCATGACGCCTCCGGCGACAGTGCGGACGGTCGCGCCGGGGACGCCGATCCTGAACGTGTTGCAGATCCTGGAAGGCGAGGACATCAATCAAGTCCCGGTTGTCGCCGGTGACCGGCTGTTGGGCCTGATCACGCGCGACCATCTGTTACGCGTGCTCGCCGCGAAAATGGAACTGGATGACAGCTCGAAAACCGGCCTCAGCTGGCCATCGGCAGCGGTCGCGTCACAGAAGCCGCCCACTGACGGCATGCCCGACTGA
- a CDS encoding cytochrome c: MQLRIYALCVTTVVLISASLAVAAPEKDPLKTRVPAAQLEEAKKLATPLFKDAKSAPPKVVEEGKALYESKGTCFNCHGKSGKGDGMAGAMLDPGARDFTNCAFQKARTDGELFWVVKNGVQGTGMVSFAPGMVTEEEAWKILAYVRSFCGAK, from the coding sequence ATGCAACTGCGGATATATGCGCTATGTGTGACTACTGTGGTGCTGATTTCGGCCAGCCTGGCGGTCGCCGCCCCGGAAAAGGATCCACTGAAGACGCGCGTGCCGGCGGCGCAACTGGAAGAAGCGAAGAAGCTCGCCACCCCGTTGTTTAAAGACGCCAAGAGCGCGCCCCCGAAAGTGGTGGAAGAGGGGAAGGCTCTCTATGAAAGCAAGGGCACCTGCTTCAACTGCCACGGCAAGAGCGGCAAGGGCGACGGCATGGCCGGTGCGATGCTCGATCCGGGAGCGCGCGATTTCACGAACTGCGCATTCCAGAAGGCGCGCACGGATGGAGAGCTTTTCTGGGTCGTGAAGAACGGCGTGCAGGGAACGGGGATGGTGTCCTTTGCGCCGGGAATGGTGACGGAGGAAGAAGCCTGGAAGATTCTTGCCTATGTGAGAAGTTTCTGCGGAGCGAAATAG
- a CDS encoding cyclase family protein produces MPNGSGGWIDITVPLRDGMVRWPDNPPVRVTRVQDLDRGDDCNLTEVSFGVHTGTHMDAPLHFIRTGQGMEAMPIEAAMGPARVIEIEDRELIKPDELRLHRIRQGERVLFKTRNSSRCWQTDTFCKDFVSISEEAAFWLAERRVRTVGIDYLSVAGYGSDTVAIHRALLEAGIWIIEGLNLSCVRAGSYELLCLPIKIARSDGAPARALVKPLRTRRTKQTG; encoded by the coding sequence ATGCCTAACGGATCCGGAGGATGGATTGATATTACCGTCCCTCTCCGCGACGGGATGGTCCGCTGGCCGGACAATCCACCGGTGCGTGTGACGCGCGTGCAAGACCTGGATCGGGGCGACGACTGTAACCTGACCGAAGTTTCATTCGGAGTTCATACCGGAACCCATATGGATGCCCCCCTGCATTTCATCCGGACCGGGCAGGGCATGGAGGCCATGCCGATCGAGGCCGCGATGGGGCCGGCCCGGGTCATCGAGATCGAGGACAGGGAGTTGATCAAGCCGGATGAATTGCGGCTGCATCGAATACGGCAGGGCGAACGCGTGCTCTTCAAGACCCGCAATTCTTCCCGGTGTTGGCAGACGGACACCTTTTGCAAAGATTTTGTTTCCATCAGCGAAGAGGCCGCGTTTTGGCTGGCCGAGCGTCGTGTGCGTACGGTCGGGATTGATTATCTGTCGGTCGCTGGTTATGGATCGGACACCGTGGCCATCCATCGCGCCTTGCTGGAGGCGGGCATCTGGATCATTGAGGGATTGAATCTATCGTGCGTGCGGGCCGGCTCATACGAGTTGCTCTGTCTACCGATCAAGATTGCGCGGAGCGACGGCGCCCCGGCCCGTGCGCTCGTGAAACCCCTGCGTACCAGGCGGACTAAACAAACCGGATAG
- a CDS encoding AsmA-like C-terminal domain-containing protein, producing MEPKHLQTPRIPRWFVVAVVLATVVPALSLFLNHGVVRGMIMQRLKTDTGIEVTDLRIRLFPRLVIEFSNLVMRDDRQPDATVRVRQGSLTLRVLPLLRKQVAVVKVVAVEPQFVLRRDREGGWHVPLAGEPAPAAPGREGGFRLRWLLPDLQLTGGSILIVDEQGRETPHQMRLQNMKGALDSDFLRTEAELALTGEVDEAGAPAAMTLAGTLSMEALSASSAKFDADRPPVRFEGSITIDRFDLAPWIHAPDRPGSREERPWHADLSARALVMPGGAGYDAEISHVEARMDWVVVRGQGRIQDLGAEHPAYSATLSTSPVGLETALRQVPSAWIPPSVRSAVIEHELAGTLELVSATLSGRMDRPEQGDWKGVAKLSQGGGLFGTDRTPVRNLSGTVFFGPDRVDAMNLAGGVGALQVSDGTLALSHLDVQPALDLQLTGTGKTRALFELLQAFSGTAAGVTALNAIADPKGDVQVSIHIAGPLAPVPHIDLVRAEMTVHGLGVRLPEWNLSAEHLDGTVGITPGFIELKHVRGSVGAILFDAQGAVQLGATSRFEDVTVEMSSEGAELRRFLSAKLSMASDVLLEGPTHATVHLSGPVSSPGWKGRIDMTELEVVVPPAIRKHRGVAAALEIEGTLIKGNRLAARRLALVLPLARVEGQADLRLGNRPDFTVRVKVSPLPLARLAEGFTIPPGTEGMFQGAITVTGRGLNWRSWTSSGFVELHQGAITIDGLRDRLREVSLRAQAAGRDAMIERVSFKLGDSDVMVRGLVKNWATRPVPTLTVESSRLDFSRLFSDGGTAEPDDGSRDRVRQWAQSGRAEITALVKQARYHRLLFTMLSGHLHVGEGKAEFAHLIGETPQGNLSGRIVATIRPRMPIGIEAEMKIDGMPVHQILSIIDPEAEPLRGLLSLTGGLHGTLSSAAPFLGTLNSRGPLTLRLDKGRVLHGTVLPKVLKVLNLPALLKGKVDLDHDGIPFDSVTATVTVLDGVLTSRNIVFDSPLVKITGAGTLDLPADELDLAIAVSPLGAYSDLIGKIPLFGRLLAGDRPGLSTALFEVKGPRSDPDIRYLPLESIAKGLTGYPRLAIDVLTNILMLPQQLIVPTTP from the coding sequence ATGGAACCAAAACACCTTCAGACTCCACGGATTCCGCGCTGGTTTGTAGTTGCCGTTGTGCTCGCTACGGTCGTCCCAGCCCTGTCCCTCTTCCTCAATCACGGGGTGGTGCGCGGAATGATTATGCAGCGTCTGAAGACCGATACCGGCATCGAGGTTACCGATCTCCGCATCCGCCTCTTCCCGAGGCTCGTGATTGAATTCTCGAATTTGGTAATGCGGGACGATCGGCAGCCGGATGCGACCGTTCGCGTCCGTCAGGGATCGCTTACGTTGCGTGTCCTACCCTTGCTGAGAAAACAGGTCGCCGTCGTCAAAGTCGTCGCGGTCGAACCACAGTTCGTCCTCCGGAGGGATCGGGAGGGAGGTTGGCATGTTCCACTGGCCGGCGAGCCAGCACCGGCGGCACCCGGCCGCGAAGGGGGATTCCGGTTGCGGTGGCTCCTTCCTGACCTTCAGCTGACCGGAGGGAGCATCCTTATCGTGGACGAGCAGGGGCGGGAGACGCCCCACCAAATGAGACTCCAAAACATGAAGGGGGCGCTGGACAGCGATTTTCTGCGAACCGAGGCGGAGCTGGCACTCACGGGAGAGGTCGACGAAGCCGGAGCGCCGGCTGCGATGACGCTCGCGGGGACTCTCTCCATGGAGGCGCTCTCCGCATCCTCCGCGAAATTCGATGCCGACCGGCCTCCGGTTCGATTCGAGGGCTCCATCACGATTGACCGGTTCGATCTGGCGCCATGGATTCATGCGCCCGACAGGCCTGGTTCGCGCGAGGAACGGCCGTGGCACGCAGACCTGTCTGCCCGGGCTCTCGTCATGCCGGGGGGTGCGGGATATGACGCGGAGATTTCTCATGTCGAGGCGCGAATGGATTGGGTGGTTGTTCGCGGCCAGGGACGGATTCAGGACCTCGGCGCGGAGCATCCCGCCTATTCGGCGACCCTCTCGACGTCGCCGGTCGGGCTTGAGACTGCTCTGCGGCAAGTTCCGAGCGCGTGGATTCCTCCGAGCGTCCGCTCGGCCGTCATCGAGCATGAATTAGCGGGAACGCTCGAACTCGTGTCCGCAACGCTCAGCGGGCGAATGGATCGGCCGGAACAGGGAGACTGGAAAGGGGTAGCCAAGCTCTCGCAGGGAGGCGGGCTGTTCGGAACCGACCGGACGCCCGTCCGGAACCTGTCGGGCACCGTGTTTTTCGGTCCGGATCGGGTGGATGCGATGAACCTGGCAGGCGGCGTTGGGGCGTTGCAGGTTTCGGACGGCACGCTGGCGCTGTCTCATCTGGATGTGCAGCCGGCTCTGGATCTTCAATTGACCGGTACTGGGAAGACGCGGGCCCTGTTCGAGCTGCTGCAGGCCTTCAGCGGAACCGCCGCCGGCGTGACGGCGTTGAACGCGATTGCGGATCCGAAGGGGGATGTGCAGGTGTCGATCCATATCGCCGGGCCGCTTGCGCCGGTTCCGCACATCGATCTCGTCAGGGCCGAGATGACCGTTCATGGTTTGGGCGTGCGCCTTCCGGAGTGGAACCTCTCGGCTGAACATCTTGACGGAACCGTTGGAATTACGCCCGGCTTCATAGAACTCAAGCATGTGCGGGGGAGTGTGGGGGCAATCCTTTTCGATGCTCAAGGCGCCGTGCAGTTGGGAGCGACGTCTCGCTTTGAGGATGTGACCGTGGAGATGTCCTCTGAGGGGGCGGAATTGCGCCGGTTTCTGTCAGCGAAGCTCTCTATGGCGTCCGATGTCCTGCTGGAGGGACCGACCCATGCGACCGTTCACTTGTCCGGTCCTGTCTCCTCTCCCGGGTGGAAAGGCCGCATCGACATGACCGAGTTGGAGGTCGTGGTGCCGCCCGCAATCAGAAAACATCGCGGCGTGGCCGCGGCGCTGGAAATCGAGGGGACGCTGATAAAGGGCAACCGGCTGGCGGCACGCCGTCTTGCGCTAGTGTTGCCTCTGGCCCGTGTGGAGGGGCAGGCGGATCTGCGCCTGGGAAACCGGCCTGATTTCACCGTGCGTGTGAAGGTGAGCCCTCTTCCGCTCGCCAGACTGGCTGAAGGGTTCACCATACCGCCCGGGACAGAGGGAATGTTCCAGGGCGCGATCACGGTAACGGGGCGCGGTTTGAATTGGCGCTCGTGGACTTCGTCAGGGTTCGTCGAGCTGCACCAGGGGGCGATCACGATTGACGGCCTGCGGGATCGGTTGCGGGAGGTGTCGCTCCGGGCGCAGGCGGCGGGCCGCGACGCCATGATCGAACGGGTGTCGTTCAAACTCGGGGACAGTGATGTGATGGTGCGGGGACTGGTGAAGAACTGGGCGACGCGTCCGGTACCGACACTCACGGTGGAATCCTCACGCCTCGATTTCAGCAGGCTGTTTTCGGACGGCGGCACGGCAGAGCCCGACGACGGTTCGCGCGATCGAGTTCGGCAATGGGCTCAATCCGGTCGCGCCGAGATCACCGCGCTGGTCAAGCAAGCCCGGTACCATCGGCTGCTGTTCACGATGCTTTCCGGTCATCTTCACGTCGGCGAGGGGAAGGCGGAATTCGCGCATCTGATCGGAGAGACTCCGCAGGGCAATCTCTCCGGGCGGATCGTGGCAACCATCCGGCCTCGAATGCCGATCGGGATCGAGGCCGAGATGAAGATCGACGGGATGCCGGTGCACCAGATCCTTTCGATCATCGACCCGGAGGCGGAGCCTCTCCGGGGGTTGCTCTCGTTGACCGGAGGTCTGCACGGGACGCTGTCCTCAGCCGCTCCCTTTCTCGGCACCTTGAACAGCCGCGGTCCGTTGACGCTGCGTCTCGACAAGGGGCGTGTTCTGCACGGCACGGTGCTGCCCAAAGTGCTGAAGGTCCTGAATCTGCCGGCTCTGCTGAAAGGCAAGGTGGATCTCGATCATGACGGGATCCCGTTCGACTCGGTCACGGCCACAGTCACGGTACTGGACGGAGTATTAACGTCCCGGAACATCGTGTTCGACAGTCCGTTGGTGAAGATCACCGGGGCCGGCACGCTTGATCTTCCGGCGGATGAACTCGATCTGGCCATCGCGGTGAGTCCGCTCGGCGCCTATTCCGATCTGATCGGCAAGATCCCGCTGTTCGGTCGGCTGCTCGCGGGCGATCGCCCCGGATTGTCCACGGCCCTGTTCGAAGTGAAGGGCCCTCGGAGCGATCCCGATATCCGGTATCTTCCGCTTGAGTCCATCGCCAAGGGGCTGACAGGCTATCCCCGCCTGGCCATCGACGTGCTGACGAATATCCTCATGCTTCCTCAGCAGCTGATTGTCCCGACTACTCCGTAA